In Streptomyces capitiformicae, one genomic interval encodes:
- a CDS encoding MarP family serine protease, translating to MNVLDILLLVAAVWFAIVGFRQGFVVGILSVIGFLGGGLVAVYTLPVIWDWMTDNSEVSTAAAVVAVVIVIVCASVGQALTTHLGNKLRRYISWAPARALDATGGALVNVVAMLLVAWLIGSALAGTTLPTLGKEVRNSKVLHGVSQALPDQADTWFADFSSVLAQNGFPQVFSPFSNEQITDVAPPDPALAGSPVAQRAKRSIVKVMGTAQSCGKVLEGTGFVFGERRVMTNAHVVGGVDEPTVQIGGQGRKYDATVVLYDWERDIAVLDVPDLNAPVLRFTTEDAASSDDAIVAGFPENGAYDVRPARVRGRITANGPDIYHRGTVRRDVYSLYATVRQGNSGGPLLTPDGKVYGVVFAKSLDDPNTGYALTVDEVQEDITKGRAANQRVDSDSCAL from the coding sequence GTGAACGTGCTGGACATCCTGTTGCTGGTCGCCGCCGTGTGGTTCGCGATCGTCGGCTTCCGACAGGGCTTCGTCGTCGGCATCCTGTCGGTGATCGGCTTCCTCGGCGGCGGCCTCGTCGCCGTCTACACCCTGCCCGTCATCTGGGACTGGATGACGGACAACTCGGAGGTGAGCACGGCCGCCGCCGTCGTCGCGGTTGTCATCGTCATCGTCTGCGCCTCCGTCGGCCAGGCCCTGACCACTCACCTCGGCAACAAGCTGCGCAGGTACATCAGCTGGGCCCCGGCCCGCGCTCTGGACGCCACCGGCGGCGCCCTCGTCAACGTCGTGGCGATGCTGCTGGTCGCCTGGCTCATCGGTTCCGCGCTCGCGGGGACCACCCTGCCGACACTCGGCAAGGAGGTGCGCAACTCCAAGGTGCTGCACGGCGTGTCCCAGGCGTTGCCCGACCAGGCGGACACCTGGTTCGCGGACTTCTCCTCGGTCCTCGCGCAGAACGGTTTCCCGCAGGTCTTCAGCCCGTTCTCGAACGAGCAGATCACCGACGTCGCGCCCCCCGACCCCGCCCTCGCGGGCAGCCCGGTCGCCCAGCGCGCCAAGCGGTCCATCGTCAAGGTCATGGGCACCGCCCAGAGCTGCGGCAAGGTCCTGGAGGGCACCGGCTTCGTCTTCGGCGAGCGCCGTGTGATGACCAACGCCCACGTGGTCGGCGGAGTCGACGAACCGACCGTCCAGATAGGGGGCCAGGGCCGCAAGTACGACGCCACGGTCGTCCTCTACGACTGGGAGCGTGACATCGCCGTACTGGACGTGCCGGACCTGAACGCGCCCGTGCTGCGGTTCACCACCGAGGACGCCGCCAGCAGCGACGACGCGATCGTCGCGGGCTTCCCGGAGAACGGCGCGTACGACGTCCGCCCCGCGCGCGTGCGCGGCCGCATCACGGCCAACGGCCCGGACATCTACCACCGCGGCACGGTCCGCCGCGATGTCTACTCGCTCTACGCGACCGTCCGCCAGGGCAACTCCGGCGGCCCGCTGCTCACGCCCGACGGCAAGGTCTACGGCGTGGTCTTCGCGAAGTCCCTCGACGACCCGAACACGGGCTACGCGCTCACCGTGGACGAGGTCCAGGAGGACATCACCAAGGGCCGTGCAGCCAACCAGCGGGTGGACAGCGACAGCTGCGCACTCTGA